A stretch of Lathyrus oleraceus cultivar Zhongwan6 chromosome 6, CAAS_Psat_ZW6_1.0, whole genome shotgun sequence DNA encodes these proteins:
- the LOC127098066 gene encoding thioredoxin-like fold domain-containing protein MRL7L, chloroplastic isoform X2 codes for MALTLPLSSFISPMKEINFNFPNSFSLYKDKPTNKFFNFTLFSKPSLQVGYSRITRVQALKSDGTNSKRKGREPYSDSDSDDDEDDAPSSSKENDPYAMNLEERQEWRRKIRQVMDKKPDIQEVADTEEKKKKMQKLINDYQLVVEEEDPNWPQDADGWGFSLGQFFDKITIQNKKKEDNDDGDDNDVDDDKEIEWQDDNYIRPIKDIKAAEWEETMFKDISPLIILVHNRYRRPKENERIRDELEKAVHIIWNCGLPSPRCVALDAVVETELVAALKVSAFPEVIFTKAGKILFRDKAIRNADEWSKIMAFYYYRGAKPPCLTNIPDLQENIPSFTIDN; via the exons ATGGCACTCACTTTACCCTTATCATCTTTCATTTCACCAATGAAAGAGATAAACTTCAACTTCCCAAATTCATTTTCTCTTTACAAGGACAAACCCACCAACAAATTCTTCAATTTCACCCTTTTCTCAAAACCCTCTTTGCAG GTTGGTTATTCCAGAATAACAAGAGTTCAAGCACTCAAATCGGATGGTACTAATTCGAAAAGAAAAGGGCGAGAACCATATAGTGACAGTgatagtgatgatgatgaagatgatgcgCCGTCTTCCTCGAAAGAAAATGACCCTTATGCTATGAATCTTGAAGAGAGACAAGAATGGAGGAGGAAAATTAGACAGGTTATGGATAAGAAACCTGATATTCAAGAAGTTGCAGATAcagaagaaaagaagaagaaaatgcAAAAGCTTATTAATGATTACCAACTTGTTGTGGAAGAGGAGGATCCTAATTGGCCTCAAGATGCTGATGGTTGGGGATTCAGTCTCGGGCAGTTTTTCGACAAGATTACTATCCAAAATAAAAAGAAGGAAGATAATGATGATGGTGATGACaatgatgttgatgatgataAGGAAATAGAGTGGCAAGATGACAATTACATTCGTCCTATCAAAGACATAAAGGCTGCGGAATGGGAGGAAACCATGTTCAAAGACATTAGTCCTTTGATTATTCTTGTGCACAATCGGTATCGAAG GCCAAAGGAAAATGAAAGAATTCGAGATGAACTAGAGAAGGCTGTGCATATCATATGGAACTGCGGATTACCCTCACCGAGA TGTGTGGCGCTTGATGCTGTTGTTGAGACTGAACTAGTTGCAGCACTTAAAGTATCGGCTTTCCCAGAAGTTATCTTTACTAAAGCAGGGAAGATTTTATTCCGTGATAAAG CAATTCGCAATGCAGATGAGTGGTCAAAAATCATGGCCTTCTATTACTACCGCGGAGCCAAACCACCGTGTTTGACAAACATTCCAGATCTCCAAGAAAATATTCCTTCTTTTACCATTGATAATTGA
- the LOC127098066 gene encoding thioredoxin-like fold domain-containing protein MRL7L, chloroplastic isoform X1, with protein MLEEMALTLPLSSFISPMKEINFNFPNSFSLYKDKPTNKFFNFTLFSKPSLQVGYSRITRVQALKSDGTNSKRKGREPYSDSDSDDDEDDAPSSSKENDPYAMNLEERQEWRRKIRQVMDKKPDIQEVADTEEKKKKMQKLINDYQLVVEEEDPNWPQDADGWGFSLGQFFDKITIQNKKKEDNDDGDDNDVDDDKEIEWQDDNYIRPIKDIKAAEWEETMFKDISPLIILVHNRYRRPKENERIRDELEKAVHIIWNCGLPSPRCVALDAVVETELVAALKVSAFPEVIFTKAGKILFRDKAIRNADEWSKIMAFYYYRGAKPPCLTNIPDLQENIPSFTIDN; from the exons ATGCTTGAAGAAATGGCACTCACTTTACCCTTATCATCTTTCATTTCACCAATGAAAGAGATAAACTTCAACTTCCCAAATTCATTTTCTCTTTACAAGGACAAACCCACCAACAAATTCTTCAATTTCACCCTTTTCTCAAAACCCTCTTTGCAG GTTGGTTATTCCAGAATAACAAGAGTTCAAGCACTCAAATCGGATGGTACTAATTCGAAAAGAAAAGGGCGAGAACCATATAGTGACAGTgatagtgatgatgatgaagatgatgcgCCGTCTTCCTCGAAAGAAAATGACCCTTATGCTATGAATCTTGAAGAGAGACAAGAATGGAGGAGGAAAATTAGACAGGTTATGGATAAGAAACCTGATATTCAAGAAGTTGCAGATAcagaagaaaagaagaagaaaatgcAAAAGCTTATTAATGATTACCAACTTGTTGTGGAAGAGGAGGATCCTAATTGGCCTCAAGATGCTGATGGTTGGGGATTCAGTCTCGGGCAGTTTTTCGACAAGATTACTATCCAAAATAAAAAGAAGGAAGATAATGATGATGGTGATGACaatgatgttgatgatgataAGGAAATAGAGTGGCAAGATGACAATTACATTCGTCCTATCAAAGACATAAAGGCTGCGGAATGGGAGGAAACCATGTTCAAAGACATTAGTCCTTTGATTATTCTTGTGCACAATCGGTATCGAAG GCCAAAGGAAAATGAAAGAATTCGAGATGAACTAGAGAAGGCTGTGCATATCATATGGAACTGCGGATTACCCTCACCGAGA TGTGTGGCGCTTGATGCTGTTGTTGAGACTGAACTAGTTGCAGCACTTAAAGTATCGGCTTTCCCAGAAGTTATCTTTACTAAAGCAGGGAAGATTTTATTCCGTGATAAAG CAATTCGCAATGCAGATGAGTGGTCAAAAATCATGGCCTTCTATTACTACCGCGGAGCCAAACCACCGTGTTTGACAAACATTCCAGATCTCCAAGAAAATATTCCTTCTTTTACCATTGATAATTGA